The DNA window ACTCGGTTGCAGGCTAGGTAATGGTCTGCACTGTCTAGAGGGTgcgttgaggagaagagaaaacaagcagaaacaaaaaaaaaccaaAGCTTTTAATCAAAATTTCTGATCCATCTCTCACGTGATCAAGAGCTCAAGCTACCCCACCATATCCGACATTCTACCGTGTCGTCACAGCTGGAATGACCAGGCATCCAAAAGATGCCAGCAAAACAGCTTGACCACGAAACCATTGCGCCTTGGACCATGATGATTGCCTGCGCTTCTCTATAGTCCTTAATTACTATTCAGCCTCTCCTTATTGACTGTTGTCTTTGTTACTGCGCATGACCTCCtcgtcttgatcttgaccGTCGCATCTATCGCGACCTCCTTTCCGCTCCGCCAAGACATCCAACATGGCATCCGCACTCTTCTTTCTAGatctcaagggcaaggtgtGTTGGACGCTACTGTGTGTGACCTCGCTGACAGTGTAGACCCTTCTTGCCCGTAACTATCGTGGTGACATTCCCATGTCAGCAGTTGAAAAGTTCCCCGTACTCCTTTcagaagctgaggaagatTCCTCTGCTGTTCCGCCATGCTTCTCCCACGAAGGCATCAACGTAGGTAGTCTCTATGCTTGTTGGCCCTGCTAACTGAATAGTACCTCTACATCCGCCACAACAACCTCTACCTCCTCGCCCTTACGAAACGAAACACGAATGCCGCCGAAATCCTCCTATTCCTTCATAAGATCGTCGAGGTCTTTACCGAgtactttaaagctttagaaGAAGAATCCATCCGAGACAACTTTGTCATCATCTACGAACTTCTCGACGAAATGATGGACTTTGGTTATCCGCAAACAACAGAATCCAAGATCCTTCAGGAGTACATCACCCAGGAATCTCACAAGCTCGAGATCCAAGCACGGCCACCAATTGCCGTCACAAACGCTGTGTCGTGGCGATCAGAGGGTATCCGCTACCGCAAGAACGAAGTATTcctcgatgttgtcgagTCTCTCAACCTTTTGGTGTCTGCAAACGGCAACGTCCTTCGATCAGAAATTCTTGGCGCCATCAAGATGAAGTGTTACCTCAGTGGCATGCCCGAGTTGCGTCTAGGATTGAACGACAAGGTCATGTTTGAGACAACCGGTCGAGCCACCCGCGGTAAAGCTATCGAAATGGAGGACGTCAAGTTCCACCAATGTGTACGACTATCACGATTCGAAAACGACCGAACCATCTCCTTTATCCCCCCTGACGGCGAATTCGAGCTCATGTCCTACCGTCTCAACACTCAGGTCAAGCCCCTGATCTGGGTTGAATGCGTAGTCGAGTCCCATTCAGGCTCCCGAATCGAATACATGCTCAAGGCTCGAGCTCAGTTCAAGCGCCGCAGTACCGCCAACAATGTCGAAATCGTGGTTCCCGTTCCAGATGACGCCGATAGTCCTCGTTTCCGAACAAACATTGGGTCTGTTCATTACGCCCCTGAGCAGAGTGCTATTGTCTGGAAGATTAAACAATTTGGTGGTGGCAAGGAGTTCCTGATGCGTGCTGAGCTGGGCCTGCCAAGCGTGAGAGGAGATGACGAGCAAGGTGGCGGCATGATGGGTGGTTTCGGTGGTAGCATGGGAGGAGTCGGAGGTGTGGGTAAGGGTGCCAAGCGACCTATCCAGGTCAAGTTTGAG is part of the Fusarium fujikuroi IMI 58289 draft genome, chromosome FFUJ_chr07 genome and encodes:
- a CDS encoding probable clathrin assembly protein AP47, with the protein product MASALFFLDLKGKTLLARNYRGDIPMSAVEKFPVLLSEAEEDSSAVPPCFSHEGINYLYIRHNNLYLLALTKRNTNAAEILLFLHKIVEVFTEYFKALEEESIRDNFVIIYELLDEMMDFGYPQTTESKILQEYITQESHKLEIQARPPIAVTNAVSWRSEGIRYRKNEVFLDVVESLNLLVSANGNVLRSEILGAIKMKCYLSGMPELRLGLNDKVMFETTGRATRGKAIEMEDVKFHQCVRLSRFENDRTISFIPPDGEFELMSYRLNTQVKPLIWVECVVESHSGSRIEYMLKARAQFKRRSTANNVEIVVPVPDDADSPRFRTNIGSVHYAPEQSAIVWKIKQFGGGKEFLMRAELGLPSVRGDDEQGGGMMGGFGGSMGGVGGVGKGAKRPIQVKFEIPYFTTSGIQVRYLKITEPKLQYPSLPWVRYITQSGDIAVRLPDAV